The following proteins are co-located in the Phocoena phocoena chromosome 1, mPhoPho1.1, whole genome shotgun sequence genome:
- the MUL1 gene encoding mitochondrial ubiquitin ligase activator of NFKB 1, which translates to MESGGRPSLGQFILLGTSSVVTAVLYSLYRQKAQVAQELKGAKRIHLGEDLKSILSEAPGKCVPYAVIEGAVRSVKETLNSQFVENCKGVIQRLTLQEHKMVWNRTTRLWNDCSKIIHQRTNVVPFDLVPHEDGMDVAVRVLKPLDSLDLGLETVYEKFHPSVQSFTDVIGHYISGEQPKGVQETEEMLKVGAALTGVGELVLDSSSIRLQPPKQGMQYYLSSQDFDSLLQRQESSVRLWKVLTLVFGFATCATLFFILRKQYVQRRERLRLQQMEEAFREHEAQLLSRANPEDRESLKNACVMCLSSFRSCVFLECGHVCSCAECYHALPEPKRCPICRQAITRVIPLYNS; encoded by the exons ATGGAGAGCGGAGGGCGGCCCTCGCTGGGCCAGTTCATCCTCCTGGGCACCAGCTCTGTCGTCACCGCTGTCCTGTACTCTTTGTACCGGCAGAAGGCCCAGGTCGCCCAAGAGCTCAAG GGAGCTAAAAGAATCCACTTGGGCGAAGACTTAAAGAGTATTCTTTCAGAAGCTCCAGGAAAATGTGTGCCTTACGCTGTTATTGAAG GAGCCGTTCGGTCTGTTAAAGAAACGCTTAACAGCCAGTTTGTAGAAAATTGCAAGGGGGTGATCCAGCGGCTGACGCTTCAGGAGCACAAGATGGTGTGGAACCGGACAACTCGCCTCTG GAACGACTGTTCCAAGATCATTCACCAGAGGACCAACGTGGTGCCCTTTGACCTGGTGCCCCACGAGGATGGCATGGATGTGGCCGTGCGGGTGCTGAAGCCCCTGGACTCGCTGGATCTGGGCCTGGAGACGGTGTACGAGAAGTTCCACCCCTCCGTCCAGTCCTTCACGGACGTCATCGGCCACTACATCAGTGGGGAGCAGCCCAAGGGCGTCCAGGAGACCGAGGAGATGCTGAAGGTGGGGGCCGCCCTCACGGGGGTGGGCGAGCTGGTCCTGGACAGCAGCTCCATCCGTCTGCAGCCCCCCAAGCAGGGCATGCAGTACTACCTGAGCAGCCAGGACTTCGACAGCCTGCTGCAGAGGCAGGAGTCCAGCGTCAGGCTCTGGAAGGTCCTGACGCTGGTGTTCGGCTTTGCCACGTGCGCTACCCTCTTCTTCATCCTCCGGAAGCAGTATGTGCAGCGTCGAGAGCGACTGCGCCTCCAGCAGATGGAGGAGGCGTTCCGGGAGCACGAGGCCCAGCTGCTGAGCCGAGCCAATCCCGAGGACCGGGAGAGTCTGAAGAACGCCTGCGTCATGTGCCTGAGCAGCTTCCGGTCTTGCGTCTTCCTGGAGTGCGGGCACGTGTGTTCCTGCGCCGAGTGCTACCACGCCTTGCCGGAGCCCAAGAGGTGCCCCATCTGCAGGCAGGCGATCACCCGGGTGATTCCCTTGTACAACAGCTAA